A window of Candidatus Binataceae bacterium genomic DNA:
CGCGCCTCGCTCTCGCGCAGCGCCTCTTGCGCCAGCTTGCGCTCAGTAATGTCGACGACAACGCTGATACAGTACGACGGCATCCCGGCGTCGTCTCGGGCGAGTGAGACAGAGAGATCGGCCCAGATCAGCTTGCCGTCATTGCGAACATATCGCTTTTCCATGCTGAAGGTTGGGATTTCGCCGGCAAGCAAGCGGCGGAGCAGGCTCAGATCGGCAGCAAGATCGTCGGGATGGGTAAGCTTTTGGAAGCGGTATTGCAGCAGCTGGTCGCGCGTTAGACCAAAGATGTCGCAGAGCTTCTGGTTGACGCGGAGGAAGCGGCCGTCGGGGGCGACATGCGCGATGCCGACCGCGGCCAGGTCAAACGTGGCACGCAGAGTCTCTTCTGCAGTCGGCCCTCCGCCGAAAGTGTTCGATGTCGCAAGAGGCCCTGTTTCCGGTGCAAGCCGATCGGCTGTCACCTCCATACCCCCAATCTAGACCGTCTGCATTTTATGCTTATAAGATGATGACGGCAAATCTGGGAAAGGGGGACTGTGGATATGCCTTTGCGGGCCGCGGTCGGGCGAACGGATGTCCGAAAGGGGTCAAGTGCGGCGGTTCATGACAATCGGCGGTACCGCCGCTCTTCATTCAACTGCGGACGATCCCATGCGGGTCGTCGTACCGCAGCTTCGCGCCAATAGCTGAAGTCGCAAGTCATGAAGA
This region includes:
- a CDS encoding PAS domain S-box protein, with the translated sequence MEVTADRLAPETGPLATSNTFGGGPTAEETLRATFDLAAVGIAHVAPDGRFLRVNQKLCDIFGLTRDQLLQYRFQKLTHPDDLAADLSLLRRLLAGEIPTFSMEKRYVRNDGKLIWADLSVSLARDDAGMPSYCISVVVDITERKLAQEALRESEAR